DNA from Hwangdonia lutea:
TGGCAGATTTATTTGAAATAAAGAAATACATCAATAAGCCACATAATAACAGGCCGAATACACTGGATTTTATGATTGTGTTTTTATTTTTCATTCATACTTTAACTATCAAGACATATAAATTTGAAATAACTTTCAAATACACTTTCGTAGTTTTGAAGCAACATGGGTCCAACATTATCTTTGGCAGTTGATTGGTGGATTGCTATGCCCTCTATCATGCCAATAATTTGATAACTTATTACTTCAGGGTTTAATTCTTTTTTAACCTCTTTGTTTTGAATGCCTTCAATAACCAAATTCTCTATTAACGCTCTATACGCCATTGAGGTTGCTTTAAACTGCTTTCTTATTTGCGGAAAACTTTCACATTCCAATTGAAAAAGATACAAGCTGTTTATAGGGTATTTTACTCCACTTTTCCCCATAGACTCCACCATTTCAAAAAGGCTGACACCCAACCTATACACTTTTTTTATACGCTGTTTGAATGTGATGCCATCAAATATGGATTTATCAATATCCAAGGCTTTAAAGAAGTACTGATTTAAAACCTCAAACAATATTCCTTCCTTACTTTCAAAGTGATGGTAAATACCGCCTTTTGATAAATTACTAGCTTCCATGATGTCCTTTATGGAAACCGATTGATAACCTTTTTTTAGAAAAAGTCCGTAGGCCGTTTTTAAAATGACTTCTTTATTTGGGATTTTCTTTTTATTACTTTTCTGATTTGAATTCACATTCATATAAGTTATAAAATGGATTATTTTTACTCAATTCACAATAAAAAACCGACGGGTCGGTTTGTAAATATATAAAAATATTTATATAAACCTAACAATTTGCTAAATGGAATTAGCATTTCTCAAGTAAAATCCAATAAAAGCTTCTAAAAGGTTATTTTAATACAACAATACCAAATGTATTAAAAGGGGTTTAATATGTATCGAATAAAGACGTTATTTCAACTTTAGATTTATCAATACCTAGGGTTTCAAAACTTATTGTTTTATCCATATTTGGTAATAAATCGAAATAATTATCCGATAATTTTAAAGACGTTCCGTTAAGCGTAATAAATACATCTTTAACCAAAGTTTTTGACCTCAAAGTAAGTTGTGTTTTTCCATCTTTGGAAATACTGAATGTTTTAATTATTTCTGGTTTCACCAGTTTTAAATCTTTTGGTTCAAAAAAATAAGTAATGTTCTCTGAAACTATTTTATTTTTAATAATAAGCTCAGAAAGCAATACAACCTCTTCCTTCTGATGCCCTTTTATCAGAATAGCTATTTCAGCAGTGTGATGCAGAGTACTGGTGTTGGGCTGAATGTTAATATTATTTTTGGTTGAACTTATTATTTTTCCATTAAAATCCATAGCCGTTATTTTCAATACCGCTTTTTGGGTTTTTAATTTATCGGAAACCACATAAAACTCAACTTTAGTATCGGTTACTTTTGGAGAAACGTGAATAGGCTCAAACGCTTTTTTGGCCATGTATTGTTGCGCTTTCCAGTTATTATAGTAGTCCATACTCGACCAACTGGCCACAGGCCAGCAATCGTTCATCTGCCAATAAAGAGACCCCATGCAAAAGGGCATATTTCTTCGATGTGCTTCAATTGCTTCTTTAATTCCTTTAGCTTGCAATAGTTGGCTCACATATAAAAACGATTCAAAATCTTTAGGGTCTTTGTAGTGTGACTCCATATATTGCTTTATACGTAAATTCCCAATACCACTGCGTTGATGGGCGGCCATAACTTCAGATTCGATGTCCCAATCCGATGGAACGGTGTATTTTTTGACCGTTGAAAATTCTGGAAATGACTGAAAACCGTACTCGCTCATAAATCTTGGAATATATTTATTGAACTCAGAAAATGGATGCTGTTTATGCCAAACTCCCCAGTAATGGTTATCGCCAGATCTCGTTTCATCTGTAGCTACCTGTTCGGGTCCTGCCGAAGGCGAAGACTTCCAGTAATCTATCGCATCGGTTTCAGCAGAAACGACTTTTGGAAGAATATCATGAAATATGGTTTCGTAAGCCGCCCAAATTTTGTTTTGTTGTGCTCTTGGATACGATTTTCTCCAACCGCCCCAACCTCGCGTATGGTCGTATTCAGACCAGGCAACTTCAATTTCATTATTGCCACACCATAACACAATGGACGGATGATTTCGCAATCGCTGCACATTATCAATGGCTTCTTGTTTTATGCTTTCTTGCAGTTCTGGGGTATCCGGATACATGCTGCATGCAAACATAAAATCTTGCCAAACCATAATACCTTTTTCATCACAAAGCTCATAAAACTCATCGTTTTCATAAATACCGCCACCCCAAACACGAAGCATATTCATATTGGATTCAACGGCTGAATTTATCACCGTTTTATAATCTTCTAAAGTAACTCTTGGAAGAAAAAGATCGTTAGGAATATAATTGGCGCCTTTACCAAAAACTGGAATGCCGTTCACCTCAAAATAGAAACTTCTTCCATTTTTATCGGCATCTTCTTTTTGAATTAGTTTTGCGGTTCTAACTCCGGTTTTGGTTTCTTTTGTATCAATTAAAGTATTATTTAAATAAAGCTCTTGTGTTACGGTATATAAATGAGCTTCGCCCAAACCTACTGGCCACCACAATTTTGGATTTTTAATGTTGAAATTAGATTTTATTTCTTGTTCGCCCTCTTGAAGCACAGTATCGTTTTCGGCTACTTTTTTACCATTTAATTTTGTGATAAGTTTATAATTACCCTCGGTTGATAAATTGATGGTTGCCGTAGCTGCTATTTGAGCCGTATTGTCTTTGATGCTTTGTGTTACCACATAACTATCCTCTATTTGAGCGGTGTCCCAAGCGTTGATTTCAATGGGACGCCATATCCCGGAAGTAACAAATCGTGGTCCCCAGTCCCAACCGTAATGATAGCCCGCTTTTCTGGTGTGCACACTTACTCTGTTTTTACCTAATCCACCGTTTTCAGATTGATCGTTATTGGCGGGTAATGGCAATCCGAATTTTTCGTAAAGCTCCAATCCTTTTGTAATTGGAGAATGAAAAACAATATGCAATTCGTTTTTACCGCTTTTAAGAAATTGTTTGGCATCAACTTTCCAGGTTCTAAACATATTATCTGCCGATAGTATTTTTGAATTATTCAAATACACATCGGCATAGGTATCCAAACCATTAAAAATGATTTCAATATTTTGTTTATTAAATAGCGCTTCGTCAAGATTAAAGGTTGTTTTATACTCCCAATCTACTTTATCTATCCATTGCAAATCCTTTTCGTTGGTGCGGTAATACGGATCTTCAATAATTTGATTATGTAACAAATCGGTGTGGACCGTTCCCGGAACCGTAGCCGAAAGCCACTCGCCAATATTGGACTGACGAAACTGCCAATCAGAATTTATTTCAACCTTATTTAGTGCATTGATATTAATATTAGTCATTACGATGGATATAAAAAATGTAATTAAAATGTTAATGGTTTTCTTAGTTATTCTTTTCATGTTGTGCTATTGTCGAGTTATTATTACTTTTTGTCATGTTGCGGCACCTTCCTCGTTTCTAAAAACCATGTTACTTTAGTCCAGATACGTTGCCGTCCAAATTCCACGCTTCTTTTAAATCAATGTTTAAATGTTTAAGTGCCGTTACCGCCACATCAATAACATAAACTTGTTTTTTAATTTCACCTTTCTCAACATCTTTTCCCGAAGCTATATAAAATATGGTTGTATGTTCCGGAATGGCCTTTCCGTGATTTGTGCCACTTCCACCATGATCGGTTGATACTAAAATGAGCCAGTTTTCGTTAGCATAATTTTTTCTTTTTTGAAGAGCTTTGACTATTCTGCCGATTTTTTTGTCGGTTTTTTCAATAGACTTGATGTATTTCGAATTGTCAATCGCATACCCATATTTATGTCCTGCATGATCGACATTGTCCAAATGCACAAACATCACGTCAACATCTTCATTTTTAAGTGTTTTAACCACGCTTTTGGTTACCAAACCATCGGTTGGCTTATGTTTTACAACCGTGGCATCATTGTATTGAAGAATTTTATGAACTGGTGACCAATTGGCTATGGAATAGGTACGTAAATCCGGTTGTTGTTGCTTGGCCAAATTAAAGAAATGGGGGTATTCTTTAATGTTCGGGTTTAAATATTGATTGCCCATTACTTTATGTTTATCCTTCCAAACACCAGTAAGCATCCCCGTCCAACACACACCGCTCCAACTTAAATCATCAGTTTTTGCTTTAAATGAATAGGCTCCGTTTTTCCACAAATTATCTAAATGAGGTGTTTTGGCAGCCAACAAAGCATCCGGACGACACCCATCAATTCCTAAAATAAGGACTTTGTTTTGCGCTTTAATTTCGGAGAATGAAAACGCGATGGTTAATGTTAAAAAAACGTAGTATTTTAATTGTAATTTCATTTGACTTGTGATTATTTTTCTAATTTTTATTTGAAAACTCGTAAATACCATCGGCATTTAATTGAAATGTAATGACGCTGTTATTTACTTTAAGTTTAGACGATTGATTGGGTTTGCCCTTAATTTTAGAATTAATAACATGCCCATCTTTCCACTGGATATCAACCTCAAAACCGCCGCGAGCCTTTAACCCTTTTATCTCTCCTTGTTGCCATGCATCGGGTAATGCGGGCAGCAATTCGATAATTCCCGATTGCGACTGTAGCAGCATTTCTACCATGCCTGCAGCACCGCCCATATTACCATCCAGTTGAAATGGCGGATGTGCACATAGTAAATTGGCATAGGTTCCACCGGCTGTAGACATCTCAACCTTGGTGCTGGAAACCGGTTTTAATAAATTTCTCAACATTTTATGCGCCCGATTGCCATCGTTTAAACGTGCCCAAAAGTTTAATTTCCAAGCGCGCGACCAACCTGTACCACTATCACCACGAGCATTTAATGTTATTCTGGCAGCTTCGGCCAACTTGGGTGTATGCGTGGTGGATATTTGATTTCCGGGATGCAACGCAAATAAATGTGAAATATGGCGGTGTTTATTGTTGGGGTCATCCACATCTTCGGCCCATTCCTGTAGCTGTCCCCACGACCCTATTTGAGGTGGTAAAATAGCAGCTTTGGTTTGTATGGCCTTTTTTGTGAAATCATCATTTATACCTAAAACCTCAGCGGCCTTTATGCAGTTGTTGAGTATATCCCAAGCGATTTGATGATCCATTGAGGCCCCTTTTGAAATTCCACCATGTTCGGGCGAATACGATGGCTTAGAAACCAATTTACCGTTTTCGTCCTTTGTAAGGTAATCGATCCAAAACCATGCGGCCTCTTTCATTACGGGATACGCCCGTGTTCTTAAAAATTCTTCGTCTTGTGTAAAATCAAAATGATCCCAAAGATGTTGGGAAAACCATGCAGCCCCACCGGGAAAGAATCCCCAAGGAATCCCCCACCCTGGCGATGTGTAACCATAGGCATTGGTCATGGTATTTGTCATCCATCCTCGGGTGTTAAAAAATTCTTTAGCTGTAAGTTTCCCAGGTTCCACCAGACTTTCTATAAAATCTAAAAATGGCACGTGGCATTCTGATAAATTGGTTAATTCTGCCGGCCAATAAATCATTTCTAAATTGATATTGCTGTGGTAATCTGCAGCCCATGGTGGATTGGTTGAGTTATTCCATTTACCTTGCAAGTGCATGGACATACTGTTTGGACGACTTGCCGAAATCATTAAATAACGTGCGTATTGAAAGTACAGACTTTCCAAACTAGCATCTTCCAACCCGTTAAAATAAGCTTGTAATCTTTTGTTTGTGGGAACAGCAGGTTGTGCGCTTTTACCTAAATTTAAACTTACACGATGAAATAAATTTGAATAATCTTGAACATGTTCCCTTTTTAAATCATCAAAAGATTTTCTTGCTAATTCTTGTAATTTTTTTTCATTATCAGCTTTATAATCGTTCCCTTTATAGCTGGGATAGGTTAAGGTATAGGCCGTTGATGATGTATTTAATATCACAACATTTTTAGCTGCCTTTATCAACAGGATACCATCTTTATACGTTATGGTTCCGTCAGATAATTTTAACGACAATTTAGTTTCGAATGGCATTCCGTTATCGGCAACTTTCCCTTCAAAAGTATAAACGCCATCTTTAAAATTTTGAGCTATCAACACATGCGGACTTTTAAACCGAATTTCATAATCGGTTTTAACAGAACTTTCAAAACGATAAACCATAACATTGCTCGGATAATTACCAAAATAAGTGCGTCTGTAATTTTTATTACCAATATTATATTCAACTTTCCCCAACGCTCTACTAATATCAAGGCTTCGCTTATAGTTTGAAACTTCTCCCGAATGCCCAACTTTTACATAGATATCGCCCATGGTTTGTTGAGCACCGTAATCGCCAAAATCAGCATTGTATTGTTTTCCTGTTTGTATGATTCCTGTAAATTCAGACTTTGTCATTTTATCAGCCTCATGGAGCTTTCCTTCTTCTAAAAGTTTTCTAACCTTTGGCAAAAAACTATGGGCGTTTTTTCTGATACCAAAATTGTACTCCGGATTAGAATCGGGTCCACCAGACCAAAGGGTACCTTCAGAAAATTGAATATGCTCTTCTTGTATTCCTCCAAAAAACATGGCACCCACATAACCATTCCCGATGGGTAATGCTTCGGTCATCCAATTGCTCGCTGGTTCGTTATACCAAAGCTCTAGTGATGTGTTTTCTTGAGAAAAGGCACACACCGTCATTAAAATAAGATAGTTACTTATGGCTAGTTTTGTTATAAATATTTTCATTTACCTTTTATAATTAATATCGTGCTACTTCTTGTTTTTTACCGTGATGTTGTTATTCGTCATATTTTTTATTTCTATGAAATCAAATACACCATGGTTTGTTTTATTCAATTCTACAAATACATCTTTACACTGTTGAAAATAAAATGAAGGTTTGTTGCCTTTTAGATGACGTAAAATGTTTGAGGACACAATTTTGTTATTTTTAAATATTAATCCTTTTGCGCTTTTCGCCCTTAAGATAGGGGTGTCAAATATCTTAAACAAATTGTTCTCAACTACAATATTTTCATGAACAAAATAGTTGGGTATTTCTTTATGATTTTCTGGCCAAATATTAATCACATAACTATTTGGAGAGAGATTGTAGCCACATTCAATAAATTGATTTCCTTTTATGGTAACATCTCTTACAGCACCCGATTCATACCAACTTGAAGCATCATTCGCTATTAAAATGGCATGCATTCCGGTTCTGTAAAAAACATTATTCTCTATAATGCTTTTTCTTCGTGTTGTTAATAATACACCTCGCGTGTTTGTACCCGAAAAATAATTATTTTTAATTAATACCGAAGGTGTCCATGTTATATTTTCAACCACATCACCTATTTTAAAACCTACGGGCAAATTATTATCCAAGGTTATTTGCAGCTCTCTATCACTTATTTTTGAGACCTTTTTTACAATACCAACACCGTAATTTTGCAAACTTTTAGGCTTTACAAAATTTAAAGTATCACCCTTAAAAAAAGCATCAAAGCCATAAGTTTGATGATGCATAAACTTTAGATTGATTTTATTGTTAGCTATTTTCTCAATCACTTTTAAGTGTGTTCCATGAATATTTACAGCATCATCATGAGCTCCAGAAGTGGTACAATTTTTAATAGTTATCTGCCCTTTACAGCCTGAAAAATGAAAACTATCAGCAAACGCTGCAATCTTTCTGCCCGTTTCTTTCCGAGGCTTAACTTTAACCCCGTCGTAAGTAATATTTTCCGAAAACTGGCTTACAATACCCATGCCATGCATATAATGCATATTAACATTTTTTAATTCGATATTCTTGCTATACCCAATAAAGCCACCAACTTGATCTCTAATAGGGTCTCTAACCGTTAACACTTGTCCTTTTTTATAATTGGATTCTGTGAAATCGCCTTTAAAAACAACCTTAAAAGGAGCAATCCTTTTTGCTTGACTGTTTAACAACGGACTAAAATCACTATAATAAGCCGTAGATAATTTAGGGTCTATAGCGATGGTGTGGTGCTTATTAAGATGCCAGTTTTTACCATAAAAATCGATTTGACCATTGGAGATATCAAACGTTGAACTCGGATTAACACTTGCAGTAATGCTATGGTTTGAGATTTTTTCAAGTTTAAGCTCAGACATTGTGGGCCGCTTATAATCAAAACTGATATTCTGCATTTTTACGCCGTTACAATTAACAAAAGCAAAATTGGTTGTTTTACCGTGCAATACGAACAGAGCACCGTTTCCTTCAATAGTAATGTCGTTAAATTCTTCAAGTAACAAGGCTATAGTTTTTGTTTTTGAAGGGCATTCGATTTCACTGGATGTGTTTGAAATAAAATAATCGCGTTTTGGTGAATGCTCTGGCCAAATATCGTATCTACCCTTTTGAAACTCAATAGTTACATTTGTATATTTAGACGCCTCATTTATCAAATTATTAAGCTTTGGCGCCATGTCCTTTAAAGTATTGGGAATAACACCAAACTTTTCGGCCTTAATAATTGTTTTATTAAAGTTTAACGTTGATGATAATTTTAAACGGTTTGTGGTTTTTGCGCCTGCCGAAACAAAACCTAAAAGCAAGCATATACAGAATATCCAAGATTTTATATTATTTTTCCCAAAGCCATTTGTATCCTTAATCATTTCTGTTTTTTTTAGATTTTATTCAAACTTTAATGTTGCCATGACTGCTTTATGGTCTGAGGGCCATTCCAAAGTATTTGCCATAAAATTTTCTTCGGCGGTGAAAGTAGACACCAATTCATTATAGGCATAGGATGCTTTTGGGCCAACCATAGTGGCCGATGTGGTTTTTATACCTTGACCTTTGTAGAAGATAAAATCAATTCGGTCCCGTTCATCCGAAAGTGGCGTCCAACTTGTTGAATCCTTGCCGTGTACTTTTGATGGCCACGTGATTCCCGGCTGTGTAAGTTCATCGGGGTAGAAATTTCTATAGGCATCAATAAATCCTTTTTGATAGAGCGCATAAGTACTTGGCCAGTTAATAACCACACCGCTGTGGTCAAAGCGATTTGCTGCTTTTGCGGTCCAATCCAAGTGTGATGGCTCATTAAAATCACCCATTAAAATTACGGGGTTGGTCTCGTTTTTTACGGCGTTTAAAAACGCAGCGATTTGTTCGTCCCGTGTCGATTTTTTGTTATATGCCAAAATTTCGTCAACATTGGTCACTGGCGATTTATTGCCATTTTCATCTTTTATAAGATTCCAATTTGGAGTACCGCCGTAGTATCCGCGAGGTAAATAGCAAGCGTATCCCGTATAATCCAAATGTGCCGCTGCTACCACAAGTATTTTGGTCTCTAATTTTACAGTGTACTTTACCACAGAGCCTTCGCCATCGTAAACAACTTCAGAGGCCGTTATGGGATATTTACTTATTAACGACACATCACCGCCAGCAAATTTGCCAAAATAATCAATGCCTTTGTCTTTTAGTTTTTGAATAATTTTTGCAGTCCAATCTTCATCGTTGTAATTTCTAACTTCGGTAAAGCTCACAATATCCGGATTGGTAGTTAAAATAACATCCCTTATTTTATCCAGCCCATTGGCAACCATAGTGCCTTCTTGCCAAATATTAAAGGTCATTACTTTTAGCTCTGTAGGCTGTGTTGCTTTATCTTCATCTGCTTTCTTTTTGTTTTCTATGCTGTGACAAGATAAACAAACAAGCGCTGTAAATATTACTAATATGTATCGACTCATAAATGATTTTTTAAAATAATTTTCAATTCATTTTTCCAATGTTGGTAGGCTTCCACATAGGGTTCTCTGTTTTTTAATAACTCAAAGGTTTGGGCATGATCGTTTTCATAAATGATGTCTTGGTATTTTTTAAAATCACCAAGGTTCAAGCTACAGGCTCGGGCAGCATTTACTGCCATATCGGTATTGTAAGTCGTAATTTTCAATTCGACTAACGAAGTTAAGGTATTTACAAATACTTCCGATTGAAATAACATATCGTTTACCGCATTAATGGTGTGGAATTCAGTTTTGTTGGTTTTTAAATTTTCAATACCATAAACCATGGCAAATGCGATACCTTCTAAAGTTGCTCGAAACAAATGTGCTTTTGAATGATTTTTTAAATTTACACCTTTAATAACAGTTCCAATATTAATATTTTTTAGCATCTGTTCTTTTCCATTTCCAAAAGGAAAAACGGTAACGCCTTCTGCTCCAATTGAAATTTCAGAAGCTTTACGATTCATGATTTCATAAGAGTTTTCCTTAAACTGTTTTTTCAACCATTCGTACTTCAAATATCCGCCCTTGAAAATCATCGATTTCCCGATTGGTAATTCATGGTCAATTTTTAAATTTTGATTAGGGTTAGATGCGTTGGTTAAAGCATAAATTCGTGTTGGCGATTGCGTTGATATGGCAATTTCGCCGTGATTTAAAACATTTATGGCAAGTGCTGTACTTGCTTGATGCGCTGCCCTGAACAGTATGGGTGTACCAACGGGTATGCCGGTGTCTTGAGACGCAGACGGTGTAACCAGTCCGTGATTTTTAAAATTTTCGACAACCGTGGGTATCATGCTTTTTTTAATCTGATAGCGGTGCAATGCACTTTTATCCCACGTGTCCTTGTCACAATGCCATAAGCCCAATGTGACCAACCCATCTTTAGTGGTAGAAATAGTATGGGTAAATTTATAGGCAATAAAATCTCCGAGCAAAATAATTTTATCAATTTGATGGTACTTATTTTGATCGTTCTCCGACAACCACTTGATATCCGAAAGCGATAAGCTTTTAAAAGCTACCAATTGTTTTGTTTTTTGATGCGATAAATTAAAAAGAGCTAACACCTCTGAATCATAGGAAATTCCAATTCCAGAAATCTTATCCGTATCAATTTTTGAATCCTTTATCAGATTTTTAATTGCCGAACAAACCACGAGCCAAAACCCTTCATCATCAAAACCATCCTTTTCATTTTCAAATGATTTTATACCCTTTGAAGGAGCTTCAAACGTATTTACTTTTATACCCGAATGCACATTGGCCAAAGCAACTTTTATGGTTGAATTTGTTATGTTCAGGCCTAAGTAATACATTTTTGTCTTTCTTTAAAAGGATTAAAAAATGGATTCATATTGATTTTTTTGTTTTGTAAATAGGCACATAAAAAAGGGGAAGAAGAAAAACTAACAATCTTCTTCCCCAAAACATAACACTATTTAAAAACTCAATTCTTATGGAAGTTTAAATTCATTGGTGATGGTGTACCAATACACCCAGTC
Protein-coding regions in this window:
- a CDS encoding TetR/AcrR family transcriptional regulator, yielding MNVNSNQKSNKKKIPNKEVILKTAYGLFLKKGYQSVSIKDIMEASNLSKGGIYHHFESKEGILFEVLNQYFFKALDIDKSIFDGITFKQRIKKVYRLGVSLFEMVESMGKSGVKYPINSLYLFQLECESFPQIRKQFKATSMAYRALIENLVIEGIQNKEVKKELNPEVISYQIIGMIEGIAIHQSTAKDNVGPMLLQNYESVFESYFKFICLDS
- a CDS encoding beta-mannosidase, translated to MKRITKKTINILITFFISIVMTNININALNKVEINSDWQFRQSNIGEWLSATVPGTVHTDLLHNQIIEDPYYRTNEKDLQWIDKVDWEYKTTFNLDEALFNKQNIEIIFNGLDTYADVYLNNSKILSADNMFRTWKVDAKQFLKSGKNELHIVFHSPITKGLELYEKFGLPLPANNDQSENGGLGKNRVSVHTRKAGYHYGWDWGPRFVTSGIWRPIEINAWDTAQIEDSYVVTQSIKDNTAQIAATATINLSTEGNYKLITKLNGKKVAENDTVLQEGEQEIKSNFNIKNPKLWWPVGLGEAHLYTVTQELYLNNTLIDTKETKTGVRTAKLIQKEDADKNGRSFYFEVNGIPVFGKGANYIPNDLFLPRVTLEDYKTVINSAVESNMNMLRVWGGGIYENDEFYELCDEKGIMVWQDFMFACSMYPDTPELQESIKQEAIDNVQRLRNHPSIVLWCGNNEIEVAWSEYDHTRGWGGWRKSYPRAQQNKIWAAYETIFHDILPKVVSAETDAIDYWKSSPSAGPEQVATDETRSGDNHYWGVWHKQHPFSEFNKYIPRFMSEYGFQSFPEFSTVKKYTVPSDWDIESEVMAAHQRSGIGNLRIKQYMESHYKDPKDFESFLYVSQLLQAKGIKEAIEAHRRNMPFCMGSLYWQMNDCWPVASWSSMDYYNNWKAQQYMAKKAFEPIHVSPKVTDTKVEFYVVSDKLKTQKAVLKITAMDFNGKIISSTKNNINIQPNTSTLHHTAEIAILIKGHQKEEVVLLSELIIKNKIVSENITYFFEPKDLKLVKPEIIKTFSISKDGKTQLTLRSKTLVKDVFITLNGTSLKLSDNYFDLLPNMDKTISFETLGIDKSKVEITSLFDTY
- a CDS encoding alkaline phosphatase family protein, with the translated sequence MKLQLKYYVFLTLTIAFSFSEIKAQNKVLILGIDGCRPDALLAAKTPHLDNLWKNGAYSFKAKTDDLSWSGVCWTGMLTGVWKDKHKVMGNQYLNPNIKEYPHFFNLAKQQQPDLRTYSIANWSPVHKILQYNDATVVKHKPTDGLVTKSVVKTLKNEDVDVMFVHLDNVDHAGHKYGYAIDNSKYIKSIEKTDKKIGRIVKALQKRKNYANENWLILVSTDHGGSGTNHGKAIPEHTTIFYIASGKDVEKGEIKKQVYVIDVAVTALKHLNIDLKEAWNLDGNVSGLK
- a CDS encoding glycoside hydrolase family 95 protein; this translates as MKIFITKLAISNYLILMTVCAFSQENTSLELWYNEPASNWMTEALPIGNGYVGAMFFGGIQEEHIQFSEGTLWSGGPDSNPEYNFGIRKNAHSFLPKVRKLLEEGKLHEADKMTKSEFTGIIQTGKQYNADFGDYGAQQTMGDIYVKVGHSGEVSNYKRSLDISRALGKVEYNIGNKNYRRTYFGNYPSNVMVYRFESSVKTDYEIRFKSPHVLIAQNFKDGVYTFEGKVADNGMPFETKLSLKLSDGTITYKDGILLIKAAKNVVILNTSSTAYTLTYPSYKGNDYKADNEKKLQELARKSFDDLKREHVQDYSNLFHRVSLNLGKSAQPAVPTNKRLQAYFNGLEDASLESLYFQYARYLMISASRPNSMSMHLQGKWNNSTNPPWAADYHSNINLEMIYWPAELTNLSECHVPFLDFIESLVEPGKLTAKEFFNTRGWMTNTMTNAYGYTSPGWGIPWGFFPGGAAWFSQHLWDHFDFTQDEEFLRTRAYPVMKEAAWFWIDYLTKDENGKLVSKPSYSPEHGGISKGASMDHQIAWDILNNCIKAAEVLGINDDFTKKAIQTKAAILPPQIGSWGQLQEWAEDVDDPNNKHRHISHLFALHPGNQISTTHTPKLAEAARITLNARGDSGTGWSRAWKLNFWARLNDGNRAHKMLRNLLKPVSSTKVEMSTAGGTYANLLCAHPPFQLDGNMGGAAGMVEMLLQSQSGIIELLPALPDAWQQGEIKGLKARGGFEVDIQWKDGHVINSKIKGKPNQSSKLKVNNSVITFQLNADGIYEFSNKN
- a CDS encoding right-handed parallel beta-helix repeat-containing protein codes for the protein MIKDTNGFGKNNIKSWIFCICLLLGFVSAGAKTTNRLKLSSTLNFNKTIIKAEKFGVIPNTLKDMAPKLNNLINEASKYTNVTIEFQKGRYDIWPEHSPKRDYFISNTSSEIECPSKTKTIALLLEEFNDITIEGNGALFVLHGKTTNFAFVNCNGVKMQNISFDYKRPTMSELKLEKISNHSITASVNPSSTFDISNGQIDFYGKNWHLNKHHTIAIDPKLSTAYYSDFSPLLNSQAKRIAPFKVVFKGDFTESNYKKGQVLTVRDPIRDQVGGFIGYSKNIELKNVNMHYMHGMGIVSQFSENITYDGVKVKPRKETGRKIAAFADSFHFSGCKGQITIKNCTTSGAHDDAVNIHGTHLKVIEKIANNKINLKFMHHQTYGFDAFFKGDTLNFVKPKSLQNYGVGIVKKVSKISDRELQITLDNNLPVGFKIGDVVENITWTPSVLIKNNYFSGTNTRGVLLTTRRKSIIENNVFYRTGMHAILIANDASSWYESGAVRDVTIKGNQFIECGYNLSPNSYVINIWPENHKEIPNYFVHENIVVENNLFKIFDTPILRAKSAKGLIFKNNKIVSSNILRHLKGNKPSFYFQQCKDVFVELNKTNHGVFDFIEIKNMTNNNITVKNKK
- a CDS encoding endonuclease/exonuclease/phosphatase family protein; amino-acid sequence: MSRYILVIFTALVCLSCHSIENKKKADEDKATQPTELKVMTFNIWQEGTMVANGLDKIRDVILTTNPDIVSFTEVRNYNDEDWTAKIIQKLKDKGIDYFGKFAGGDVSLISKYPITASEVVYDGEGSVVKYTVKLETKILVVAAAHLDYTGYACYLPRGYYGGTPNWNLIKDENGNKSPVTNVDEILAYNKKSTRDEQIAAFLNAVKNETNPVILMGDFNEPSHLDWTAKAANRFDHSGVVINWPSTYALYQKGFIDAYRNFYPDELTQPGITWPSKVHGKDSTSWTPLSDERDRIDFIFYKGQGIKTTSATMVGPKASYAYNELVSTFTAEENFMANTLEWPSDHKAVMATLKFE
- a CDS encoding xylulokinase, with translation MYYLGLNITNSTIKVALANVHSGIKVNTFEAPSKGIKSFENEKDGFDDEGFWLVVCSAIKNLIKDSKIDTDKISGIGISYDSEVLALFNLSHQKTKQLVAFKSLSLSDIKWLSENDQNKYHQIDKIILLGDFIAYKFTHTISTTKDGLVTLGLWHCDKDTWDKSALHRYQIKKSMIPTVVENFKNHGLVTPSASQDTGIPVGTPILFRAAHQASTALAINVLNHGEIAISTQSPTRIYALTNASNPNQNLKIDHELPIGKSMIFKGGYLKYEWLKKQFKENSYEIMNRKASEISIGAEGVTVFPFGNGKEQMLKNINIGTVIKGVNLKNHSKAHLFRATLEGIAFAMVYGIENLKTNKTEFHTINAVNDMLFQSEVFVNTLTSLVELKITTYNTDMAVNAARACSLNLGDFKKYQDIIYENDHAQTFELLKNREPYVEAYQHWKNELKIILKNHL